From Pseudothermotoga thermarum DSM 5069, a single genomic window includes:
- a CDS encoding adenylate kinase, translated as MRIILLGPPGAGKGTLAKDLCKEFNIPHISTGDLFREAVAAGTELGKMVREILTAGKLVPDEIVNQVVAERLRKEDCKSGFILDGYPRTIAQAEFLEKELSALGKNIDAVLYLQISEDAVVKRLTNRRICPKCGKIYNMVSMPPKFDETCDDCGERLITRDDDKEEVVRNRYKVYIQATEPLVNFYEKRGILFKINSDCEHEELIKNALEVLEKVRKSGKD; from the coding sequence ATGAGAATCATTTTGCTTGGTCCCCCAGGTGCGGGAAAGGGTACGCTCGCCAAGGATCTTTGTAAGGAATTTAACATACCCCATATCTCTACAGGTGATCTTTTTAGGGAAGCCGTGGCTGCTGGCACAGAACTTGGCAAAATGGTTCGTGAAATTTTAACAGCAGGTAAGCTTGTACCTGATGAAATCGTCAACCAAGTGGTTGCAGAAAGGCTTAGAAAAGAAGATTGTAAAAGTGGTTTCATCTTGGACGGCTATCCACGCACCATAGCTCAAGCAGAATTTTTGGAGAAAGAACTTTCAGCTTTAGGAAAAAACATAGACGCTGTCTTGTATCTTCAAATCAGTGAAGATGCCGTTGTAAAAAGACTTACAAACAGGCGTATATGCCCAAAGTGTGGTAAAATTTACAACATGGTATCCATGCCTCCAAAATTCGACGAAACATGCGACGACTGTGGAGAAAGGCTTATAACCCGAGATGACGACAAAGAAGAAGTTGTCAGAAACAGATACAAAGTCTACATTCAAGCTACAGAACCGCTTGTCAATTTCTACGAAAAGCGTGGGATTCTTTTCAAAATTAATTCCGACTGTGAACACGAAGAACTTATAAAAAACGCACTTGAAGTTCTTGAAAAGGTGAGAAAAAGTGGTAAGGATTAA